In Candidatus Poribacteria bacterium, the genomic stretch CATCTATCTGACAGCCGACCAAGAGGTTGAGGTTGCCGTTGACGACGTTTTTGTAAAATCGGAGAGCCTGCCTTACCCCGTAGAAGCACGTGGTAAATTGGCTTCACGCTGGGGTGAAATTAAGTTAGTGGATTAGTGTGTTCTTACGTTCACAAATGTATGCAAAAGACAAATGACGACCTCCCTTGATTATTTGTACATTTCTGGGTATAATTAGTACTGTCAATCTAAGGATAAAAACCATACATTTTCATAATGGAGGAAGAAGTGGCAAGAAAAAAAATCAGTGTTATCGGTGCGGGGAATGTTGGCGCAACAGCGGCGTTCCTGATCGCACAAAAACAACTTGGGGATGTCGTCATGATAGACATCGTTGACGGAGTCCCACAAGGCAAAGCATTGGACATGGCACAAATGGGTCCCGTGGAACTGTTTGATGCCGCAGTTGACGGAGACCTGGATTACGCTGCAACCGCAGGCTCGGACTTAGTAATTATTACATCAGGTTCCCCGCGTAAACCGGGGATGACACGCGAAGATCTGTTGCAAACGAACGCCAATATCGTCGGAAGCGTCACAGAAAACGTTGTGAAAGAGTCGCCAGACTGTATCATCATGATGCTCACCAATCCGTTGGACATCATGACCTACCACGCATGGAAGGTTTCAGGATTCCCATCACACCGCGTCGTCGGTCAGGCAGGTGTATTGGATTCGGCACGGTTCCGTTATTTTATCTCGCTTGAACTCAGTGTCTCTGTAGAAGACATCCATGCCCTCGTCCTCGGTGGACACGGCGACACGATGGTTCCGCTCCCGCGTTATACCACTGTCAACGGTATCCCGATTCCGCAGCTCATCCCAGAAGATCGCATTGAAGCGATGGCACAACGGACACGCGATGGTGGTGCTGAAATCGTCAATCTCCTGAAAACGAGTGGATATTATG encodes the following:
- the mdh gene encoding malate dehydrogenase, with product MARKKISVIGAGNVGATAAFLIAQKQLGDVVMIDIVDGVPQGKALDMAQMGPVELFDAAVDGDLDYAATAGSDLVIITSGSPRKPGMTREDLLQTNANIVGSVTENVVKESPDCIIMMLTNPLDIMTYHAWKVSGFPSHRVVGQAGVLDSARFRYFISLELSVSVEDIHALVLGGHGDTMVPLPRYTTVNGIPIPQLIPEDRIEAMAQRTRDGGAEIVNLLKTSGYYAAGSSLAQMAEAIILDKKRLLPCSAHLTGQYGIDDLYIGVPIKLGGNGVEEILEIELTDDELGSLQHSAQTYREGIALLGY